In the Phycisphaerae bacterium genome, one interval contains:
- a CDS encoding SUF system NifU family Fe-S cluster assembly protein: MSDLRDLYQELILDHNNRPRNKGRIEGADRVAKGHNPLCGDHVTVYVKLKDGVVEDVTFEGSGCAISTASASLMTESLRGKTLEEAKALFAKFHGLVTGEVAENGQGSGLGKLEVFSNVCQYPARVKCATLAWHTIRAALEDKDEPVVTTE; the protein is encoded by the coding sequence ATGTCTGACTTGCGAGACCTGTATCAAGAGTTGATCCTGGATCACAACAACCGTCCCCGGAACAAGGGCCGGATCGAGGGGGCGGATCGTGTTGCCAAGGGGCATAACCCGCTATGTGGCGATCACGTGACCGTTTACGTGAAGCTCAAGGACGGCGTGGTTGAGGATGTGACGTTTGAGGGCTCGGGCTGCGCCATCTCTACGGCATCCGCTTCGTTGATGACCGAATCGCTGCGGGGCAAGACGCTGGAAGAGGCCAAGGCGCTTTTCGCCAAGTTCCACGGGCTGGTGACGGGGGAGGTGGCGGAGAACGGCCAGGGCTCCGGACTTGGAAAGCTCGAGGTATTCTCCAATGTCTGCCAATACCCGGCGCGGGTAAAGTGCGCCACGCTGGCTTGGCACACAATTCGGGCAGCTCTCGAAGACAAGGATGAACCCGTCGTCACCACGGAGTGA